Proteins co-encoded in one Saccharomyces cerevisiae S288C chromosome II, complete sequence genomic window:
- the DPB3 gene encoding DNA polymerase epsilon noncatalytic subunit (Third-largest subunit of DNA polymerase II (DNA polymerase epsilon); required to maintain fidelity of chromosomal replication and also for inheritance of telomeric silencing; stabilizes the interaction of Pol epsilon with primer-template DNA, positively affecting the processivity of the polymerase and exonuclease activities of Pol epsilon; mRNA abundance peaks at the G1/S boundary of the cell cycle; DPB3 has a paralog, DLS1, that arose from the whole genome duplication) encodes MSNLVKEKAPVFPISKVKKIAKCDPEYVITSNVAISATAFAAELFVQNLVEESLVLAQLNSKGKTSLRLSLNSIEECVEKRDNFRFLEDAIKQLKKNSALDKKRELNMQPGRSDQEVVIEEPELHEDDGVEEEEEEDEVSEEEEPVHNEELLDDSKDQQNDKSTRSVASLLSRFQYKSALDVGEHSDSSDIEVDHTKSTDP; translated from the coding sequence atgtccAACTtagttaaagaaaaagcacCTGTCTTTCCTATATCTAAAGTAAAGAAGATTGCCAAATGCGACCCCGAATACGTAATTACATCTAATGTAGCTATATCAGCGACCGCATTCGCTGCTGAGTTATTTGTACAGAATCTCGTCGAAGAATCGCTGGTCTTAGCACAACTGAATTCGAAAGGAAAGACAAGCCTACGATTAAGCCTAAATTCTATAGAAGAATGTGTCGAAAAAAGAGATAATTTCAGGTTTCTAGAGGATGCCATTAAACaactgaagaagaatagCGCACTCGACAAGAAGAGAGAACTAAACATGCAACCGGGTCGGAGCGATCAAGAGGTTGTTATAGAAGAGCCTGAATTGCATGAGGATGATGGTgtagaggaagaagaagaagaagacgagGTAtccgaagaagaagagccCGTACACAATGAAGAACTTCTTGATGATAGTAAAGATCAACAAAATGATAAATCCACGCGCAGTGTGGCAAGCTTGCTGTCGAGATTCCAGTATAAATCCGCACTAGACGTAGGAGAACACTCCGACTCTTCTGATATCGAAGTTGACCATACGAAAAGCACCGATCCTTAG
- the RIF1 gene encoding DNA-binding protein RIF1 (Protein involved in control of DNA replication; binds Rap1p C-terminus, telomeres, centromeres, replication origins; contributes to resection of DNA double strand breaks (DSBs); acts synergistically with Rif2p to help control telomere length and establish telomeric silencing; in addition to controlling DNA replication initiation, plays ongoing role after initiation and controls events at blocked replication forks) — translation MSKDFSDKKKHTIDRIDQHILRRSQHDNYSNGSSPWMKTNLPPPSPQAHMHIQSDLSPTPKRRKLASSSDCENKQFDLSAINKNLYPEDTGSRLMQSLPELSASNSDNVSPVTKSVAFSDRIESSPIYRIPGSSPKPSPSSKPGKSILRNRLPSVRTVSDLSYNKLQYTQHKLHNGNIFTSPYKETRVNPRALEYWVSGEIHGLVDNESVSEFKEIIEGGLGILRQESEDYVARRFEVYATFNNIIPILTTKNVNEVDQKFNILIVNIESIIEICIPHLQIAQDTLLSSSEKKNPFVIRLYVQIVRFFSAIMSNFKIVKWLTKRPDLVNKLKVIYRWTTGALRNENSNKIIITAQVSFLRDEKFGTFFLSNEEIKPIISTFTEIMEINSHNLIYEKLLLIRGFLSKYPKLMIETVTSWLPGEVLPRIIIGDEIYSMKILITSIVVLLELLKKCLDFVDEHERIYQCIMLSPVCETIPEKFLSKLPLNSYDSANLDKVTIGHLLTQQIKNYIVVKNDNKIAMDLWLSMTGLLYDSGKRVYDLTSESNKVWFDLNNLCFINNHPKTRLMSIKVWRIITYCICTKISQKNQEGNKSLLSLLRTPFQMTLPYVNDPSAREGIIYHLLGVVYTAFTSNKNLSTDMFELFWDHLITPIYEDYVFKYDSIHLQNVLFTVLHLLIGGKNADVALERKYKKHIHPMSVIASEGVKLKDISSLPPQIIKREYDKIMKVVFQAVEVAISNVNLAHDLILTSLKHLPEDRKDQTHLESFSSLILKVTQNNKDTPIFRDFFGAVTSSFVYTFLDLFLRKNDSSLVNFNIQISKVGISQGNMTLDLLKDVIRKARNETSEFLIIEKFLELDDKKTEVYAQNWVGSTLLPPNISFREFQSLANIVNKVPNENSIENFLDLCLKLSFPVNLFTLLHVSMWSNNNFIYFIQSYVSKNENKLNVDLITLLKTSLPGNPELFSGLLPFLRRNKFMDILEYCIHSNPNLLNSIPDLNSDLLLKLLPRSRASYFAANIKLFKCSEQLTLVRWLLKGQQLEQLNQNFSEIENVLQNASDSELEKSEIIRELLHLAMANPIEPLFSGLLNFCIKNNMADHLDEFCGNMTSEVLFKISPELLLKLLTYKEKPNGKLLAAVIEKIENGDDDYILELLEKIIIQKEIQILEKLKEPLLVFFLNPVSSNMQKHKKSTNMLRELVLLYLTKPLSRSAAKKFFSMLISILPPNPNYQTIDMVNLLIDLIKSHNRKFKDKRTYNATLKTIGKWIQESGVVHQGDSSKEIEAIPDTKSMYIPCEGSENKLSNLQRKVDSQDIQVPATQGMKEPPSSIQISSQISAKDSDSISLKNTAIMNSSQQESHANRSRSIDDETLEEVDNESIREIDQQMKSTQLDKNVANHSNICSTKSDEVDVTELHESIDTQSSEVNAYQPIEVLTSELKAVTNRSIKTNPDHNVVNSDNPLKRPSKETPTSENKRSKGHETMVDVLVSEEQAVSPSSDVICTNIKSIANEESSLALRNSIKVETNCNENSLNVTLDLDQQTITKEDGKGQVEHVQRQENQESMNKINSKSFTQDNIAQYKSVKKARPNNEGENNDYACNVEQASPVRNEVPGDGIQIPSGTILLNSSKQTEKSKVDDLRSDEDEHGTVAQEKHQVGAINSRNKNNDRMDSTPIQGTEEESREVVMTEEGINVRLEDSGTCELNKNLKGPLKGDKDANINDDFVPVEENVRDEGFLKSMEHAVSKETGLEEQPEVADISVLPEIRIPIFNSLKMQGSKSQIKEKLKKRLQRNELMPPDSPPRMTENTNINAQNGLDTVPKTIGGKEKHHEIQLGQAHTEADGEPLLGGDGNEDATSREATPSLKVHFFSKKSRRLVARLRGFTPGDLNGISVEERRNLRIELLDFMMRLEYYSNRDNDMN, via the coding sequence ATGTCGAAAGATTTTTCagataaaaagaaacataCGATAGATCGAATTGATCAGCATATCCTCCGTAGGTCTCAACACGATAATTATTCCAATGGAAGCTCTCCGTGGATGAAAACTAACTTGCCACCTCCATCTCCACAAGCTCATATGCATATACAAAGCGATCTATCGCCAACGCCAAAGAGGCGAAAGCTAGCGTCTTCAAGTGATTGCGAGAATAAACAATTTGATTTATCAGCTATTAACAAGAATTTATATCCAGAAGATACAGGAAGCAGGCTAATGCAAAGTCTTCCAGAGTTGTCTGCCTCTAATAGTGATAATGTATCACCGGTTACAAAAAGTGTAGCTTTTTCTGATAGGATAGAATCATCACCGATTTACCGCATACCAGGTTCCTCACCTAAACCCTCTCCATCAAGCAAACCAGGAAAATCAATTTTGAGGAATAGGTTGCCTTCAGTGAGGACTGTAAGCGACTTGAGTTACAATAAACTCCAATATACCCAACACAAATTACACAACGGTAATATTTTCACATCACCTTATAAGGAAACAAGGGTAAATCCTCGCGCCTTAGAGTATTGGGTGAGTGGTGAGATCCATGGTTTAGTTGATAATGAAAGTGTTTCGGagtttaaagaaattattgagGGCGGATTGGGCATCTTGCGACAAGAATCTGAAGATTACGTCGCGAGGAGGTTTGAGGTATACGCAAcctttaataatattataccCATTCTAACCACTAAAAATGTTAACGAGGTTGATCAGAAATTCAATATTCTAATTGTGAATATAGAAAGTATCATTGAAATATGCATACCGCATCTACAAATAGCACAGGACACATTATTAAGTAgtagtgaaaaaaaaaatccatttgtAATCAGACTATATGTTCAAATAGTTCGATTCTTCAGTGCTATTATGtctaatttcaaaatcgtTAAGTGGCTAACGAAAAGGCCAGATTTGGTTAATAAGTTAAAAGTTATTTACAGGTGGACCACCGGTGCGCtaagaaatgaaaattcaaacaaGATAATCATAACAGCACAAGTCTCTTTCTTGAGAGACGAAAAATTTGgtacttttttcttgagcAACGAAGAAATTAAACCTATCATTAGCACTTTCACTGAAATAATGGAAATCAATAGTCACAACCTaatatatgaaaaattgcTACTTATAAGGGGATTTTTGAGCAAGTATCCAAAATTAATGATTGAGACGGTAACTTCTTGGTTACCAGGTGAGGTACTACCTAGGATTATTATCGGAGATGAAATTTACTCCATGAAAATTCTCATAACTTCAATAGTTGTTTTACTGGAACtactaaaaaaatgcttaGATTTTGTTGATGAACATGAAAGGATTTACCAGTGTATCATGCTATCTCCAGTATGCGAAACAATCCcggaaaaatttttatctaAACTACCGTTAAATTCATATGACAGCGCTAATTTAGATAAAGTGACAATTGGTCATCTTCTTACACAGCAGATAAAAAACTATATTGTGGTCAAAAATGACAATAAAATAGCAATGGATTTGTGGCTTTCAATGACCGGATTACTATACGATAGCGGAAAGAGAGTTTATGATTTGACATCAGAATCTAACAAAGTTTGGTTTGATTTAAATAACCTGTGCTTTATCAATAATCACCCCAAGACTCGCTTAATGTCCATCAAAGTTTGGAGAATTATTACCTACTGCATATGCACGAAAATATCACAGAAAAATCAGGaaggaaacaaaagttTACTGTCACTTTTACGAACCCCTTTTCAAATGACGCTTCCTTATGTGAATGATCCAAGCGCTAGAGAAGGGATCATCTACCACCTTTTAGGTGTTGTTTACACTGCATTTACAAGTAATAAGAATTTGTCAACAGATATGTTTGAACTATTTTGGGACCACCTAATAACCCCGATTTATGAAGATTatgttttcaaatatgATTCGATTCACTTGCAAAATGTACTCTTCACAGTTTTGCATTTGTTAATTGGGGGAAAGAATGCAGATGTTGcattggaaagaaaatataaaaagcaTATTCACCCAATGAGTGTTATAGCCTCAGAAGGTGTAAAGTTAAAAGACATTTCAAGCCTGCCCCCGCAGATCATCAAGCGTGAATACGATAAAATCATGAAAGTTGTGTTCCAGGCTGTTGAAGTAGCCATTTCTAACGTTAATTTGGCTCATGATCTGATCCTTACATCTTTGAAGCATCTTCCAGAGGATAGAAAGGACCAAACTCATTTAGAATCCTTTAGCAGTCTTATATTAAAAGTCACGCAAAACAACAAAGATACACCCATTTTTCGTGACTTTTTTGGTGCTGTTACTTCATCGTTTGTTTATACATTTTTGGACCTGTTTTTAAGAAAGAATGATTCATCATTAGTAAATTTCAATATCCAAATTTCCAAAGTTGGTATTTCGCAAGGAAACATGACCCTTGATCTTTTAAAAGATGTTATCAGGAAAGCTCGAAACGAAACATCTGAATTTCTGATAATAGAAAAGTTTCTAGAATTGGATGATAAGAAAACAGAAGTATATGCCCAAAATTGGGTTGGATCAACGTTATTACCACCAAATATATCTTTCAGAGAATTTCAGAGTTTGGCGAATATTGTGAACAAAGTTCCGAATGAAAATtccattgaaaatttcttggACCTATGTTTGAAGCTCAGCTTTCCAGTTAATTTGTTTACACTACTTCATGTGTCTATGTGGTCGAACaataattttatttatttcattcaaagctatgtttcaaaaaatgaaaacaaattAAACGTGGATCTGATCACGCTGTTAAAAACTTCTTTACCAGGGAATCCTGAACTGTTTTCCGGTCTGCTCCCATTTTTAAGGCGTAACAAATTTATGGATATTTTGGAGTACTGTATTCATTCCAATCCAAATTTACTAAATTCCATCCCTGATCTAAATTCAGATCTCCTATTGAAGCTGTTACCACGTAGCAGAGCTTCATATTTTGCAGCAAACATAAAACTATTCAAGTGCTCCGAACAGCTTACATTAGTTCGTTGGCTGTTGAAGGGTCAACAACTTGAACAGctaaatcaaaatttttcagaaatcGAGAACGTTTTACAAAATGCGTCTGATAGCGAGTTAGAAAAATCAGAAATAATCAGAGAACTCCTTCATCTGGCGATGGCAAATCCCATTGAACCATTATTCAGTGGCCTATTGAATTTTTGCATAAAGAATAATATGGCGGATCATTTGGATGAATTTTGCGGAAATATGACCAGCGAagttcttttcaaaataagTCCAGAGCTACTGTTAAAATTACTGACGTATAAGGAGAAGCCTAATGGGAAGTTACTGGCAGcagttattgaaaaaattgaaaatggaGATGATGATTATATATTGGAGTTGcttgaaaagattattATACAAAAAGAGATccaaattttggaaaaattaaagGAGCCACTTttagttttcttcttaaaTCCAGTTAGCTCTAATATGCAAAAACACAAAAAGAGTACAAATATGCTCCGTGAATTAGTCTTATTATATCTCACTAAACCGCTTTCTAGAAGTGCcgccaaaaaatttttttccatgtTAATTAGTATATTACCGCCAAACCCTAACTATCAAACTATTGATATGGTTAATCTGTTGATTGACCTCATCAAATCACATAATCGTAAGTTTAAAGATAAGAGAACCTATAATGCAACATTAAAGACAATAGGAAAGTGGATACAGGAATCGGGCGTGGTTCATCAAGGGGACTCAAGTAAGGAAATTGAAGCTATACCTGACACTAAGTCGATGTATATTCCATGCGAAGGGAGtgaaaataaactttcAAACTTACAGAGAAAAGTGGATTCTCAAGATATCCAGGTTCCGGCTACGCAGGGAATGAAAGAGCCTCCCTCCTCAATTCAAATATCTTCCCAGATTAGTGCGAAAGATTCAGATTCAATATCGCTTAAAAATACTGCAATAATGAATTCTTCACAGCAAGAATCACATGCTAACCGAAGCAGAtcaattgatgatgaaacaCTAGAGGAAGTGGATAATGAAAGCATTAGAGAAATAGATCAGCAGATGAAGAGTACGCAGTTAGATAAAAACGTGGCCAATCATAGCAACATTTGTTCTACTAAAAGCGATGAGGTGGATGTTACTGAGCTGCATGAAAGTATTGATACACAATCCTCGGAAGTGAACGCATACCAACCGATAGAAGTTCTCACTAGCGAACTGAAGGCGGTAACAAATAGATCTATCAAAACGAATCCTGATCATAACGTTGTTAACAGTGATAATCCTCTAAAACGACCTTCCAAAGAGACGCCTACCtctgaaaataaaagatcGAAAGGTCATGAAACGATGGTGGACGTTTTAGTTTCTGAGGAACAAGCGGTGTCGCCTAGCAGTGACGTTATATGTACTAACATCAAGAGTATAGCCAACGAAGAATCTTCGTTAGCTTTAAGGAATAGCATAAAAGTGGAAACAAACTGTAATGAAAATTCCTTGAATGTCACTTTAGATCTTGACCAGCAAACCATAACAAAGGAAGATGGAAAAGGGCAAGTTGAACATGTTCAAAGACAGGAGAACCAGGAAAGTATGAATAAAATCAACAGTAAAAGTTTTACGCAAGACAATATTGCACAGTACAAGAGCGTGAAGAAAGCCCGTCCTAATAATGAGGGTGAAAACAACGATTATGCTTGTAATGTTGAACAAGCCTCTCCAGTAAGGAATGAGGTGCCAGGAGACGGCATTCAGATCCCGAGTGGGACTATACTTCTCAATAGTTCAAAGCAGacagaaaaatcaaaagttGATGACTTGCGTagtgatgaagatgaacaTGGAACGGTTGCGCAAGAGAAACATCAAGTGGGTGCAATAAACAGtagaaacaaaaataatgacAGGATGGACAGCACACCCATTCAAGGcactgaagaagaatctaGGGAAGTTGTTATGACCGAAGAAGGTATCAATGTACGCTTAGAAGATAGTGGAACATGCGAacttaataaaaatttgaaggGACCGCTTAAAGGAGATAAGGATGCCAATATTAATGACGATTTTGTAcctgttgaagaaaatgtcAGAGATGAGGGCTTTTTAAAATCAATGGAACATGCGGTATCTAAAGAGACAGGTCTAGAAGAACAACCCGAAGTTGCTGATATTTCAGTGTTACCAGAAATTCGTATACccattttcaattctttgaaaatgcaAGGGTCAAAGAGCcaaataaaagagaaattgaaaaagagatTGCAAAGGAATGAGTTAATGCCACCAGATTCACCTCCTCGAATGACAGAAAATACAAATATCAACGCGCAGAATGGCTTAGACACCGTACCAAAAACAATTGgtggaaaagaaaaacaccATGAAATTCAATTAGGCCAAGCCCACACAGAAGCAGATGGCGAACCTTTGTTGGGGGGAGATGGTAACGAAGATGCTACATCTAGGGAAGCCACACCTTCATTAAAAGtgcactttttttcaaaaaagtcGAGAAGGTTAGTGGCCAGATTGAGAGGGTTCACACCGGGCGACTTGAACGGAATATCTGTggaagaaagaagaaacttGAGAATTGAATTATTAGATTTTATGATGAGGCTCGAATATTACTCAAACAGGGATAATGATATGAATTGA
- the PPS1 gene encoding tyrosine/serine/threonine protein phosphatase PPS1 (Protein phosphatase; has specificity for serine, threonine, and tyrosine residues; has a role in the DNA synthesis phase of the cell cycle), whose amino-acid sequence MVLEVPSITPGELHDLMRLHQDAEWPECKKMFPWAHDISFGQPPDFPHSLAIVKSQSDANNSALLRNSLEVNDIFQSWKVRTSFHREGDTCETGNDSNGFQYPNNTKELLNLLKFQIRQLELQVDDVALENAATYCHNHSILPFLKVDPRGLSLELKRYSRNKVGSNTTLKRSGQDVWGRRGLFRRFDLQCAKMIEMVDNIVIYCSRTGGSTDMQTESAPACSHEGNCPNCTTLALLLQICLMFVQKGYVGSGGSLYKTNLFICTYQNFNTDIPQTLIGTPLLDNEFFKNNTPLNLCSSPSEIVCFNNVDKNMVLCEKLELNKLTSATRLEETGLICGNTTDWHNYQIIKKNNISLTHRFEENTSIVNLKSLNYDTDNPTTSISQLYNIPNTKEVWKLIIKCTSNSQMPSLTKIRTYLDLLLDDDASKSQEHLHLTFPASGSIGLGNLNIQSVEILLNVCYLIFQVSQVQELLTFMYCEDGYTETSLLLTAYIIFHFNIPLQDALLRIHPRPFFLFPSDLQILGHLQPVLREFSPQNGSNLKLYANALKFRDKSFQLHISSELFSSIFFMKIPLESNFVNLKGPLPSRILRHLYLGSLDHAQNPALLKSLGITHIVSVGEVVSWTLNKDKIAHPVRPHRAITMTNTNEVAGNTTCNKSRNRADTVVSDKQENGSNVVISENSGFQICQIENLDDNGKDPLFHQIDKVLDFISNSEATGGKVLVHCMVGVSRSATVCIAECMRYLQCDLASAYLFVRVRRLNVIIQPNLFFVYELFKWWKKHYNREKDKTMDWHIICRGIAEVNMKYT is encoded by the coding sequence ATGGTTTTGGAAGTGCCCTCAATCACACCTGGTGAACTGCATGATCTTATGCGACTACATCAGGATGCAGAATGGCCTGaatgtaaaaaaatgttcCCCTGGGCTCATGATATTTCCTTTGGTCAACCACCCGATTTTCCTCATTCTCTTGCAATAGTCAAATCGCAATCAGATGCTAACAATTCTGCGCTTTTGCGTAATTCTCTCGAAGTGAATGATATCTTCCAGTCCTGGAAAGTTCGCACTTCCTTTCATAGAGAGGGCGATACCTGTGAAACTGGAAATGATTCTAATGGTTTTCAATATCCCAATAACACAAAGGAACTTTTGAACTTGCTAAAGTTTCAGATACGACAATTGGAATTGCAAGTGGATGATGTTGCTTTGGAAAACGCTGCTACTTATTGTCACAATCATAGCATTTTACCATTTCTGAAAGTAGATCCTCGTGGACTATCATTAGAACTTAAAAGGTATTCTAGAAACAAGGTTGGGTCTAATACCACGCTAAAACGGAGTGGGCAGGACGTCTGGGGAAGGAGAGGTCTATTCCGAAGGTTCGACCTGCAATGTGCCAAGATGATAGAAATGGTTGATAATATAGTAATTTATTGTTCGCGGACTGGTGGCAGCACTGATATGCAAACAGAATCAGCGCCAGCGTGCTCACACGAGGGAAATTGCCCCAATTGTACAACCCTTGCACTACTTTTACAGATCTGTTTAATGTTTGTTCAAAAGGGTTATGTAGGGAGTGGAGGATCGCTTTACAAGACGAATCTTTTTATTTGCACTTATCAGAATTTCAATACAGATATACCTCAAACTTTGATTGGTACACCTTTATTAGACaacgaatttttcaagaataatACTCCCTTGAATTTATGTTCGTCACCTAGTGAAATAGTGTGTTTCAATAACGTTGATAAGAATATGGTTTTGTGCGAGAAGTTAGAGTTGAATAAGCTGACTTCAGCTACACGATTGGAGGAAACAGGGTTGATTTGCGGTAACACCACTGATTGGCATaattatcaaataattaaaaaaaacaatatatcTCTGACCCACCGTTTCGAAGAGAATACAAGCATAGTAAATTTAAAGTCTCTAAATTATGATACGGACAATCCGACAACCTCCATTTCTCAACTGTATAACATACCGAATACAAAAGAGGTGTGGAAATTGATCATAAAATGTACGTCAAACTCGCAAATGCCGTCGTTAACGAAAATCCGAACATATCTAGATCTTTTATTAGACGATGATGCGTCAAAATCACAAGAGCATTTGCATTTGACTTTCCCTGCCTCAGGTAGTATAGGTTTGGGGAACTTAAACATTCAGTCTGTGgaaattcttttgaatGTTTGTTATTTAATATTTCAAGTATCCCAAGTTCAAGAATTATTGACGTTCATGTATTGCGAAGACGGATATACAGAAAcgtcattattattaacaGCTTATATTATATTCCACTTTAATATTCCGTTACAAGACGCTCTTTTGAGGATCCATCCAAGAccatttttcctttttccatCAGACTTGCAAATTTTAGGCCATTTACAACCTGTCCTGCGGGAGTTTAGTCCGCAGAATGGAAGTAATCTAAAATTATATGCCAATGCATTGAAATTTAGGGATAAAAGCTTTCAATTACACATTTCTTCAGAGCTTTTTAGTagcatattttttatgaaGATTCCTCTTGAGTCTAATTTCGTTAATTTGAAGGGCCCACTGCCATCCCGGATTCTACGTCACTTGTATTTGGGATCCCTGGATCATGCACAAAATCCTGCCTTACTTAAGTCTCTAGGAATTACGCATATAGTTTCTGTCGGTGAAGTTGTTTCATGGACATTGAATAAGGATAAAATTGCTCATCCTGTAAGGCCACATCGTGCAATAACTATGACGAATACCAATGAAGTTGCAGGTAATACTACATGTAATAAAAGCAGAAATAGAGCTGATACTGTGGTCAGCGATAAGCAAGAAAATGGCAGCAACGTAGTAATAAGTGAAAATTCTGGATTTCAAATTTGCCAGATCGAAAATCTAGATGACAACGGCAAAGATCCGCTTTTCCACCAAATAGACAAAGTTTTGGATTTTATTAGCAATTCCGAAGCAACAGGAGGGAAAGTTCTGGTGCATTGTATGGTCGGAGTCTCCAGATCTGCAACAGTTTGTATAGCTGAATGTATGAGATATCTCCAGTGTGACCTGGCAAGTGCGTATTTGTTTGTGAGGGTACGGAGGCTTAATGTTATCATTCAACCAAACTTGTTCTTCGTATATGAGCTCTTCAAATGGTGGAAAAAGCATTATAATCGCGAAAAAGACAAAACTATGGATTGGCACATCATCTGTAGGGGTATCGCTGAGGTTAATATGAAGTACACATGA